The Daphnia magna isolate NIES linkage group LG3, ASM2063170v1.1, whole genome shotgun sequence genomic interval CTTCGGGCGCGGAAGCTGAGCGCGGCTTACCGTGTTGTCCTTGAACATGGAAGCCGCGAGTGCCATCCGGCCCATTGGGCATACGGACGATGTTAGCCGGAACAGAAAGACGATTATCAGCTAGCGGGCTGGATCGTCCGGATTCTTGTCCACCGCCAGCTACCAAACCAAGACGACGACGTACCCATGGACTATGCGATCCGGGTGGGGTGGCAGTTCCGGCTGGAGTGCTCGTCATGGGTTCCGAATAGCTGCACGATTTTGGGCGTGTTACTTGATGATGTAAATCTGGGCTGTTTTGACGCGTGTTGCCACGGCTATTGCCCGTCAAATGGGCCGGCATATGATGACGACGCTGTTGGGGCGAATGGATCGGCGTCGACGACGTCGAATCATTTTGATGGCGACGCAAGAATGGAGACCTCGGAGTCTCAGCATCAGAATCCTGGACAACGACCACGTTTTTCTGCTGAGCACCGCGACGCTTGCGTCGATTGTTCGGAGTGTTGTTCTCCGACGATGGCATTGAATTCGGAGTCACCGGACGAGACGATGCGGGCGACGTTTTGTTGCTTCCGTTACGACGAGATGCTAATTCGACCAATTTGACACCTGCAGGCATCAATGCGGGAGCATCTTTAAGAGCCGCTCTGGCGCATTCGGCTTGCTCGAATTCGACTACAGCGCAAATGGATGTCAAAATGTCTGGATGGCGATTAGCGCATTGGCGGACATCTGGCGGGATAGTGTTGCCAGGTCGTAGAATGCGAATCAATCCGATTGCGCCCTGTTGAACGACGCCATTAAACATTTCGGCAACTCCTTCAATGCTGGCCTTGTCAACTGCCAAGCCGATAGCTACGACCGTACGTGATGGGCTTGTCTCGTCTGTTTCGGGTAGGGGAGCCACGCGGCGCACCTTAGTACCGGCCTCGTTGACTTCGAGCTCTTTGGACAAGGTCCGACACGCGTGTGCAACGACTCTCCAATCCTTGGTTACGTGTTTCACCTGTcaacgccaaaaaaaaaaaacataaagaacgagaaattttaaaatggaattctttttttttttgttgttcaattTCATTCAGTTTTGGAAACGGGCCAAGGTCTTAAATTGTACTATAGACCATTAGGGAGAGCCAGCATGTAAATAAGTGAAAGGATAAAGAAAGTAGTAAAATTGTTGTTACCTTCTTGAAACTAGTGATGAGTTTCAATGAGATGAATCCATCACGGTTACGGCGGGCGTGTTTAAGCAGGAAGGCATCCTTGAGAATATGAGCATCGGAAAAGTAGAACTCGACCTGCTCAACAATTTGAGCCGCCAGTTCGGCATCGGGGATCTCGAAAGTTACATCTTCAATGCCAGAATCTGCTTTGTTGCCGCTATTGTTCTCTGGGGCGCTGTCGTCGGAAACATCGTTCCCGCCATTGCCACCAGTACCGCCAATGTCAGAAGAAGCATCGTAAAAATGCTCACCTTCGTCCGATGTTGAATCGACGTCGCTAGTGACAATCTTGATTATTTGGCCCGACAATTCCTGGGCAGTTG includes:
- the LOC116918293 gene encoding la-related protein 6, which gives rise to MAPNPNECVVVLQMQQSSPTAQELSGQIIKIVTSDVDSTSDEGEHFYDASSDIGGTGGNGGNDVSDDSAPENNSGNKADSGIEDVTFEIPDAELAAQIVEQVEFYFSDAHILKDAFLLKHARRNRDGFISLKLITSFKKVKHVTKDWRVVAHACRTLSKELEVNEAGTKVRRVAPLPETDETSPSRTVVAIGLAVDKASIEGVAEMFNGVVQQGAIGLIRILRPGNTIPPDVRQCANRHPDILTSICAVVEFEQAECARAALKDAPALMPAGVKLVELASRRNGSNKTSPASSRPVTPNSMPSSENNTPNNRRKRRGAQQKNVVVVQDSDAETPRSPFLRRHQNDSTSSTPIHSPQQRRHHMPAHLTGNSRGNTRQNSPDLHHQVTRPKSCSYSEPMTSTPAGTATPPGSHSPWVRRRLGLVAGGGQESGRSSPLADNRLSVPANIVRMPNGPDGTRGFHVQGQHGKPRSASAPEVSLMVTVF